Part of the Pseudomonas abietaniphila genome is shown below.
CATCGACTCGCGAAGTACGGAGGATCAGTGCCTGATGACCACACGAAAACTTGACGCTGTCGGCAAAGTAATGATGGGCGCTTGTAGCCCTGCCGCAGGTGAATACGTAAGCCAGCGGCAATGGACGTTGGAATCGGTGGGTAACGGTCTTTATGAGCTGAAAAACAAATACAGTCACGATGCGCATAATGGCGAATGTTTAAGAACATTTGCCGAGAACAAGACCGTTTTACTGGATAACTGCAGGCCAAACGGTAAGGCCGATTACAACTCGATGCGGCGCTGGAACTGGGAAATGTTCCAATAGCGATTAAAACCTCAAGCGTCGTGCCGGCGGTAGCGTTCTTGAAGGCGCGCCGCCGGCGGGACCGCTACGGAGCCTCAAGCCTGCGCGCGGCCTTTGTTATACGTCGCCAACGCCGGCAATAGCTGTTGATCGATCGCCTGACGCACGGCTGGCAGGATGGTTGCGCTGCTGGTGAGCATCTTTTCCACCAACTGGCGCAATGCGCGGGCGCGGTCGTCGTTCAAGCCACACACCACTTGGGCGCAGGCTTGTTCAGCGGTGGCGCCGGAAGGCATTTCAAAGCCGATCGATCTGAGTTGACCCAGTAGATCGTCCTGGTCGATCAGGTCCGCATGCATCATGACGCTCGCTCCTTTTCTTGGGATTGAGCCGATTCTGGTAGCGCCGCGCACGCTCGGCAATACCTGTCGTCGGCAATGTCTGGCATACGCAACAGCACGTCGGTTTTGGCTATGTAACCATTTAGTTCATTCGGCATAATCGCTTCATTCACATTGCGCGGGCGACGGTTTGGTCACCCTCTGGTCCGTGCATGTCCCTCAACCCCGGTTTTGTAACGGCTTAACCGGGGCTTTTTTTGCCTGTGATTTGGCTTACCGCGCGCGCCAAGGCACGAGCGGTCTGCGCAACGGCGGCTGTTTTGTTAAACTCCGCAGCCTTCCAGGAGCCGCCATGAACTACCGTCACGCCTTCCACGCTGGCAACCACGCCGACGTCTTCAAACACATCGTCCTGACTCGCTTGATCGCGCTGATGTCGCGCAAGGAGCAGCCGCTTGCCTACCTCGACACCCACGCGGGCCTGGGTCTGTACGACCTGCAAGGTGATCAGGCCACGCGCACCGGAGAGTGGATCGAAGGCATCGGCCGTTTGTGGGACGCAGAGGATGTGCCGCCCATGGCGGCCGGATATCTGGACGTGATCCGCCAGATGAACCGCAAGACCGGCGAATTGCGCTACTACCCCGGTTCGCCTGAGCTGGCACGACGTCTGACCCGCGAGCAGGATCGCGTGCTGCTCAACGAGAAGCACCCGGAAGACGGCGCGCTGCTCAAGGACAACATGAAATACGACCGCCGCGTGGCGGTGCACCTGGGTGAGGGCTGGCACGTACCGCGAGCCTTGCTGCCGGTGCAGGAGAAGCGTGCGGTGATGCTGATCGACCCGCCGTTCGAGCAACTCGACGAGATGAAGCGGTGCTCGGTAGCGCTCAAGGAAGCCATCGGTCGCATGCGTCAGACCGTCGCTGCCATCTGGTATCCGGTCAAGGACCAGCGCGCGCTCAAGCGTTTTTATCAGGAATTGGCTGAAACCGGCGCGCCGAAGCTGTTGCGTGTGGAGTTGCTGGTGCATCCGCTGGACACACCGAACAGCCTGAACGGCTCAGGCATGGCCATCGCCAACCCACCATGGGGCTTGGAAGAAGAACTGCGTGAGCTGCTGCCATGGCTGGCCGAGAAGCTGGGCCAGACTAAAGGTGACTGGACGATGGACTGGCTGATCGCTGAGGCTTGATTTGCCCTCGGTAGCATAGTGGGCGGATAAGTACGGCCCTGAAAACGCCGTGATCCCTGTGGGAGCGAGCTTGCTCACGAAGGCTGCGGATCAGTCACCACAGATGCATTGGGTGCACCGGCCTCTTCGTGAGCGAGCTCACTCCCACAGTGGTTGAATGTCGGGGCGGATATTGCGCCCGTCCCGAGCTCACTCGTTTTAAGGATTCAGACTCGGCGGCATGCAAACGCCCGTGCCGCCAATCCCGCAATAGCCTTGCGGATTCTTCGCCAGATATTGCTGGTGATACGCCTCAGCGAAATACACGGTCGGCGCCTGGTCGATTTCCGTGGTGATCTCCCCCAGACCCGCCTTGGTCAGTTCCGCCTGGAACACCTTGGCGCTAGCCTGAGCCGCTTCCAGCTGTTCTGGCGTGGTGGCGTAGATCACCGAGCGGTACTGGGTGCCGATGTCGTTGCCTTGACGCATGCCCTGGGTTGGGTTGTGCAGTTCCCAGAACATCGCCAGCAGCTCCTGATAGCTGACTTTCGCCGGCTCATACACCACCAGCACGACTTCGCTGTGGCCGGTCAGGCCAGAACACACCTCTTCATACGTCGGGTTCGGCGTAAAGCCGCCCGCGTAGCCGACGACGGTGCTGAC
Proteins encoded:
- a CDS encoding 23S rRNA (adenine(2030)-N(6))-methyltransferase RlmJ, giving the protein MNYRHAFHAGNHADVFKHIVLTRLIALMSRKEQPLAYLDTHAGLGLYDLQGDQATRTGEWIEGIGRLWDAEDVPPMAAGYLDVIRQMNRKTGELRYYPGSPELARRLTREQDRVLLNEKHPEDGALLKDNMKYDRRVAVHLGEGWHVPRALLPVQEKRAVMLIDPPFEQLDEMKRCSVALKEAIGRMRQTVAAIWYPVKDQRALKRFYQELAETGAPKLLRVELLVHPLDTPNSLNGSGMAIANPPWGLEEELRELLPWLAEKLGQTKGDWTMDWLIAEA
- the msrA gene encoding peptide-methionine (S)-S-oxide reductase MsrA is translated as MALRSEILVNKNELPTAQQALPGRETPMALPETHFVNGNPLLGPFFEDVEFAIFGLGCFWGAERRFWQREGVVSTVVGYAGGFTPNPTYEEVCSGLTGHSEVVLVVYEPAKVSYQELLAMFWELHNPTQGMRQGNDIGTQYRSVIYATTPEQLEAAQASAKVFQAELTKAGLGEITTEIDQAPTVYFAEAYHQQYLAKNPQGYCGIGGTGVCMPPSLNP